A genomic window from Candidatus Edwardsbacteria bacterium includes:
- a CDS encoding DUF362 domain-containing protein → MPEVYLKKIKHLSQFSDWLKELPINIPRDRPVVLKPNLVFPAPGTSGVVSDASLVGMLVECLRETGVRDITIAEGPGLGVDAGEAFERTGFSELARRYQVPLLDLNQAPRYPVEWYDGQLDLPLIFKGAYYINLPKLKTHINTLVTLGLKNQKGLLSYADKKRFHKNGLHRPVAELYKMIRPDFTILDGFTAIEGDGPLFAGRKVGSRVLIAGADPLAVDAAGCRLMGIDPLEVEHLSLASQMGLGTLEATIIGDRLEDCARRFKRPEMQMLKMLGLHNQRTPLACSLCGGSAREGLVTSARDPRRWAASLMPVLRQMVFGRVDFVYGKNAAVPENSRRVIAVGECTKHLKDLPDVIWVEGCPPSPEMLAEAFAKLNK, encoded by the coding sequence ATGCCAGAGGTATATCTAAAAAAGATCAAACACCTTTCGCAGTTCTCCGATTGGCTGAAAGAACTGCCGATCAATATCCCCCGGGACCGGCCGGTGGTGCTGAAGCCCAACTTGGTTTTCCCCGCTCCAGGGACCAGCGGAGTGGTCAGCGATGCCAGCCTGGTAGGAATGCTGGTCGAGTGCCTGAGAGAAACAGGCGTTAGGGATATCACCATCGCCGAAGGGCCGGGGCTGGGGGTTGATGCCGGGGAGGCTTTTGAAAGAACCGGCTTTAGCGAACTGGCCCGAAGATATCAGGTCCCGCTGCTGGACCTGAACCAGGCCCCCCGATACCCGGTGGAATGGTACGACGGCCAGCTTGATCTGCCCCTGATATTCAAAGGCGCTTATTACATCAACCTGCCCAAGCTGAAGACCCATATCAATACCCTGGTCACGTTGGGCCTGAAGAACCAGAAGGGTCTGTTGTCATACGCCGATAAGAAGAGGTTTCATAAGAACGGGCTGCACCGTCCGGTGGCCGAACTCTACAAAATGATCCGCCCCGATTTCACCATCCTGGACGGTTTCACCGCCATCGAAGGCGATGGGCCGCTGTTCGCCGGAAGGAAGGTCGGATCCAGGGTCCTGATCGCCGGGGCCGACCCTCTGGCAGTGGATGCCGCCGGCTGTCGGCTGATGGGCATCGACCCCCTGGAAGTGGAACATTTATCGCTGGCCAGTCAAATGGGGTTGGGAACCCTGGAGGCAACCATCATCGGGGACCGACTTGAGGACTGCGCCCGCAGATTCAAGCGGCCGGAGATGCAGATGCTGAAAATGCTGGGCCTGCATAATCAGCGGACGCCCCTGGCCTGCAGCCTCTGCGGCGGTTCGGCCAGGGAAGGGCTGGTAACCTCGGCCAGAGATCCCCGGAGGTGGGCCGCCAGCCTGATGCCGGTGCTGCGCCAGATGGTTTTCGGCCGGGTGGATTTCGTCTACGGAAAAAATGCTGCAGTCCCCGAAAACAGCCGGAGGGTGATAGCGGTGGGCGAATGCACCAAGCATCTCAAGGACCTGCCCGATGTGATATGGGTGGAGGGCTGTCCGCCCTCGCCCGAGATGCTGGCGGAGGCCTTTGCTAAACTGAATAAATGA